From one Magnetofaba australis IT-1 genomic stretch:
- a CDS encoding hemerythrin domain-containing protein codes for MVNQKQISMDRAALIERVRAALPGSIRILYVDDNSAYQKIVENELLAPLGATVKKLSDGQAAFSTLKARNDAFDLLITDLDMPLMGGIELVNRLREINIAIPAIIMTSYEGLAMVKTTVEQHKNVWSLHKKIFNAVQTHGNTGGGPESWNEELEIFWKPIVSALSAACKKDISGALTGQQSNATALGGGQKSAAKLAADCGGISENIRWSPEIYGLDIPEVDEDHRNIVMAAANLQRLIADQAYNRLNIVIMALLKVTRDHLAWEEELQRINGYPGREGHAKLHKQLLAQLDNKTASYKYAKSDDEIKCSANQLTEFVYNWLKQHIQGEDSGYAKFLHKKPDGYLVPDKAAFKS; via the coding sequence ATGGTCAACCAAAAGCAGATCAGTATGGATCGCGCTGCATTGATTGAGCGCGTTCGCGCCGCTCTGCCCGGCTCCATTCGGATTCTTTACGTGGATGACAACAGCGCGTACCAGAAGATCGTGGAGAACGAATTACTGGCCCCGTTGGGCGCCACGGTGAAAAAGCTATCAGACGGCCAAGCGGCCTTCTCCACCCTCAAGGCGCGCAATGATGCGTTTGATCTGCTGATTACGGACTTGGATATGCCCTTGATGGGCGGCATTGAGTTGGTCAACCGTCTACGCGAGATCAATATCGCCATTCCGGCCATCATTATGACCTCCTATGAGGGGTTGGCCATGGTCAAGACCACTGTGGAGCAACACAAAAACGTGTGGTCTTTGCACAAGAAGATATTCAACGCCGTACAAACCCATGGCAACACCGGCGGCGGACCCGAAAGCTGGAATGAGGAGCTGGAGATTTTCTGGAAGCCCATCGTTTCCGCTCTGTCGGCGGCGTGTAAAAAAGACATCAGCGGCGCCCTCACCGGCCAACAGAGCAACGCGACAGCGCTTGGCGGTGGACAAAAGAGCGCCGCCAAGCTCGCGGCGGATTGCGGCGGCATTAGCGAAAACATTCGCTGGAGCCCGGAGATCTACGGCCTGGATATCCCCGAAGTGGATGAGGATCACCGCAATATCGTGATGGCTGCCGCCAACCTACAGCGCCTCATCGCCGACCAGGCGTACAACCGCTTGAACATCGTCATCATGGCGCTGCTCAAGGTGACGCGGGACCACCTGGCGTGGGAGGAGGAGCTGCAGCGCATCAACGGCTACCCCGGACGCGAGGGGCACGCCAAGCTACACAAGCAACTACTGGCGCAACTGGATAACAAAACCGCCTCCTACAAGTACGCCAAATCCGACGACGAGATTAAGTGCTCGGCCAACCAACTCACCGAGTTCGTCTACAACTGGCTCAAGCAGCACATTCAGGGCGAGGACAGCGGCTACGCCAAGTTCCTGCACAAAAAGCCCGACGGCTACCTAGTGCCGGACAAAGCCGCTTTCAAGAGCTGA
- a CDS encoding hybrid sensor histidine kinase/response regulator — MLTHSHHTVLIIDDDESIHVLISHKLRKFGYSAHSVLSIQDAESYLQEYSPDLIFLDYHMPGGSGLLFLEHFRLHDKFTPVVMITADSSRELPIQGLREGLNDFLRKPFDTETLLLTAERALAQAAVNRQHVARLAAERSNQLKSIFFAAFSHDIRTPLQSIMGFADMIMRDVGNTPKEHARRIHEAGKSLIEIVNNILDFSKLESGRLDYEPEMQPLIDTLLIVQDHLEPLLQEKNLHFEMSCSDAIEAEYDDGAIRRVIVNLLGNAIKFSPSGGIIQIACQQTVEGVRLEVRDQGPGVAEENHKLIFDLYGQVQQSIAAGGNSSGLGLAICKKIVEDHGGAIWVKNRANGPGSIFALEIPYRFSPPENHPSEWGL; from the coding sequence ATGCTCACGCACTCCCACCACACAGTGCTGATCATCGATGACGATGAGAGCATCCATGTGCTCATCTCGCACAAACTACGGAAATTCGGCTATTCCGCCCATAGCGTCCTGAGCATCCAGGACGCCGAAAGTTATCTCCAAGAGTACAGCCCGGACCTGATCTTTCTGGATTATCACATGCCCGGCGGCAGCGGCCTGCTGTTTCTGGAGCATTTCCGCCTGCACGACAAATTCACCCCTGTGGTGATGATCACCGCCGACTCCTCCCGTGAACTGCCCATTCAGGGTCTGCGGGAAGGGCTGAACGATTTTCTGCGCAAACCGTTCGATACCGAAACGCTTTTGCTCACCGCTGAACGCGCCCTGGCGCAGGCGGCGGTCAATCGGCAACATGTGGCGCGGCTGGCCGCTGAGCGCTCCAATCAACTCAAAAGCATCTTCTTTGCCGCCTTCTCCCACGACATCCGCACGCCGCTGCAATCCATCATGGGCTTTGCCGACATGATCATGCGCGATGTAGGCAATACGCCCAAGGAGCATGCCCGCCGCATTCACGAAGCGGGCAAATCTCTGATCGAGATCGTCAATAACATCCTCGACTTCAGCAAGCTGGAGTCCGGTCGGCTGGACTATGAACCCGAAATGCAGCCGCTCATTGACACCCTGTTGATCGTGCAGGATCACCTGGAGCCCCTATTGCAGGAGAAGAATCTCCATTTTGAAATGAGCTGCTCCGACGCCATTGAAGCGGAGTATGACGACGGCGCCATCCGCCGGGTCATCGTCAACCTCCTGGGCAACGCCATCAAATTCTCCCCCAGCGGCGGAATAATCCAGATAGCTTGCCAGCAGACAGTCGAAGGGGTGCGGCTGGAGGTGCGTGACCAGGGCCCGGGCGTGGCTGAAGAGAATCACAAGCTGATTTTTGACCTCTACGGCCAGGTACAACAGAGCATTGCCGCAGGCGGCAATAGCAGCGGCCTGGGCTTGGCCATCTGTAAAAAGATTGTCGAGGATCACGGCGGCGCCATCTGGGTGAAAAATCGCGCCAATGGCCCTGGATCCATCTTCGCGTTGGAGATTCCCTATCGGTTTTCCCCGCCGGAGAATCATCCGTCGGAGTGGGGATTATGA